From Halomicrobium salinisoli, the proteins below share one genomic window:
- the sppA gene encoding signal peptide peptidase SppA, translating into MAGTGRRVANVVFALLGALLAIAVGWVLFVRIPDDLAELLGVLLAVVVGLLGLRIAGNLADSVAPTHNVAEVAVEGPITRDGGGGLTSPPMGAQADDVVDQIEQADADGGSEALLLKLNTPGGEIVPSEDIRIAAERFDGPTVAYATDVCASGGYDIAAGCDELWAREGTLVGSIGVIGSRVNAADLADRLGLSYEQFTAGEYKDAGTPLKELDPDERAYLQGLVDDYYEQFVETVAEGRDVSPEAIEDTEARVYLGDEAHEIGLVDEIGTRRAVEERLEERLGEAVEVREYEPERGLAGRLRGGAQRVAFALGAGVAAAISGDVDGLSFRR; encoded by the coding sequence ATGGCGGGGACGGGCAGACGCGTCGCGAACGTCGTGTTCGCCCTGCTCGGCGCGCTGCTGGCGATCGCCGTCGGGTGGGTGCTGTTCGTCCGGATCCCCGACGACCTCGCCGAACTGCTGGGCGTCCTGCTGGCGGTCGTCGTCGGCCTGCTGGGCCTGCGGATCGCCGGCAACCTCGCCGACAGCGTCGCGCCGACGCACAACGTCGCCGAGGTGGCGGTCGAGGGGCCGATCACCCGCGACGGCGGCGGGGGCCTGACCAGCCCGCCGATGGGCGCCCAGGCCGACGACGTCGTCGACCAGATCGAGCAGGCCGACGCCGACGGCGGCAGCGAGGCCCTGCTGCTGAAGCTCAACACGCCGGGCGGCGAGATCGTCCCGAGCGAGGACATCCGGATCGCCGCCGAGCGCTTCGACGGGCCGACGGTCGCCTACGCCACCGACGTCTGTGCCTCCGGCGGCTATGACATCGCCGCCGGCTGCGACGAGCTGTGGGCCCGGGAGGGGACGCTCGTCGGATCGATCGGCGTCATCGGCTCCCGCGTGAACGCGGCCGACCTCGCCGACCGCCTGGGGTTGTCCTACGAGCAGTTCACCGCCGGCGAATACAAGGACGCCGGCACGCCGCTGAAGGAACTGGACCCCGACGAGCGGGCGTACCTCCAGGGGCTCGTCGACGACTACTACGAGCAGTTCGTCGAGACCGTCGCGGAGGGGCGGGACGTCTCGCCTGAGGCCATCGAGGACACCGAGGCCCGGGTCTACCTCGGCGACGAGGCCCACGAAATCGGGCTCGTCGACGAGATCGGCACCCGCCGGGCGGTCGAGGAGCGACTGGAGGAGCGCCTCGGCGAGGCCGTCGAGGTCCGCGAGTACGAACCCGAGCGCGGCCTCGCCGGTCGCCTCCGCGGCGGCGCCCAGCGGGTGGCGTTCGCGCTCGGCGCCGGCGTCGCGGCCGCGATCAGCGGCGACGTGGACGGGCTCTCCTTCCGTCGCTGA
- a CDS encoding acyl-CoA mutase large subunit family protein: MFDPDELDEIRAGKERWEAETVQPTLDRFGERKEDFETDTEGHEVDRLYTPADVADLDYEEDLGFPGEEPYTRGVYSTMYRGRLWTMRQYAGMGTAEETNERFNYLLDEGQTGLSMAFDLPTQMGYDSDDRMAAGEVGKTGVAIDSLRDMETVFDGIPLDEVSTSMTINAPASVLLAMYVAIGDQQGVDREELRGTIQNDVLKEYVARNTYIYPPEPSMRIITDIFEFCAAEVPNFNTISISGYHIREAGATAAQEIAFTLGDGIEYVEAAIDAGLDVDEFAPQLSFFFASYNNILEEVAKFRAARRLWASIMEERFDAEKPASKQLKFHTQTAGSTLTAQQVENNVVRVAYQALAAVLGGTQSLHTNGKDEAIGLPTEESVRTALRTQQILAHESGAADTIDPLGGSYYVESLTDELEAEAREILDEVDERGGMLGAIEEQWVQREIQDVAYERQREQEEGERIVVGVTEYTVDEEEPVEVAEVDETVQRRQQERLDRVREERDDAAVEDALAAVSEAADGDANLMPPLIDAVKAYATTGEICDALRDVYGEYEPGAAL, translated from the coding sequence ATGTTCGACCCGGACGAGCTGGACGAGATCCGCGCCGGGAAGGAGCGGTGGGAGGCGGAGACCGTCCAGCCGACGCTCGATCGCTTCGGGGAGCGGAAGGAGGACTTCGAGACGGACACGGAGGGGCACGAGGTCGACCGGCTGTACACGCCCGCCGATGTCGCAGACCTGGACTACGAGGAAGACCTGGGCTTTCCGGGCGAGGAGCCGTACACCCGCGGCGTCTACTCGACGATGTATCGGGGCCGGCTGTGGACGATGCGCCAGTACGCCGGCATGGGGACGGCCGAGGAGACCAACGAGCGGTTCAACTACCTGCTCGACGAGGGCCAGACGGGCCTCTCGATGGCCTTCGACCTGCCGACGCAGATGGGCTACGACTCCGACGACCGCATGGCCGCCGGCGAGGTCGGCAAGACCGGCGTGGCCATCGACTCGCTGCGTGACATGGAGACCGTCTTCGACGGCATCCCCCTGGACGAGGTCAGCACGTCGATGACGATCAACGCGCCCGCGTCGGTGCTGCTCGCCATGTACGTCGCCATCGGCGACCAGCAGGGCGTGGACCGCGAGGAGCTACGCGGGACCATCCAGAACGACGTGCTGAAGGAGTACGTCGCCCGGAACACGTACATCTACCCGCCGGAGCCGTCGATGCGGATCATCACCGACATCTTCGAGTTCTGCGCGGCGGAGGTGCCGAACTTCAACACCATCTCCATCTCGGGCTATCACATCCGCGAGGCCGGCGCGACGGCGGCCCAGGAGATCGCCTTCACCCTCGGCGACGGCATCGAGTACGTCGAGGCGGCCATCGACGCCGGGCTCGACGTCGACGAGTTCGCCCCGCAGCTCTCTTTCTTCTTCGCCTCGTACAACAACATCCTGGAGGAGGTCGCGAAGTTCCGCGCCGCGCGGCGACTGTGGGCCTCTATCATGGAGGAGCGCTTCGACGCGGAGAAGCCCGCCTCGAAGCAGCTGAAGTTCCACACCCAGACCGCGGGGTCGACGCTGACCGCCCAGCAGGTCGAGAACAACGTCGTCCGGGTCGCTTACCAGGCGCTGGCCGCGGTGCTGGGCGGCACCCAGAGCCTCCACACCAACGGCAAGGACGAGGCCATCGGCCTGCCGACCGAGGAGTCCGTCCGGACAGCGCTGCGGACCCAGCAGATCCTCGCCCACGAGTCCGGCGCCGCGGACACCATCGACCCGCTGGGCGGGAGCTACTACGTCGAGTCGCTGACCGACGAACTGGAGGCCGAGGCCCGCGAGATCCTCGACGAGGTCGACGAGCGCGGCGGCATGCTCGGCGCCATCGAGGAGCAGTGGGTCCAGCGGGAGATTCAGGACGTGGCCTACGAGCGCCAGCGCGAGCAGGAAGAAGGCGAGCGGATCGTCGTCGGCGTCACCGAGTACACCGTCGACGAGGAGGAGCCGGTCGAGGTCGCGGAGGTCGACGAGACGGTTCAGCGCCGCCAGCAGGAGCGCCTCGATCGGGTCCGCGAGGAGCGCGACGACGCGGCCGTCGAAGACGCGCTGGCCGCCGTCAGCGAGGCCGCCGATGGCGACGCGAACCTCATGCCGCCGCTGATCGACGCGGTGAAGGCCTACGCGACGACCGGCGAGATCTGCGACGCGCTGCGGGACGTCTACGGCGAGTACGAGCCCGGTGCGGCGCTGTAA
- a CDS encoding zinc-dependent alcohol dehydrogenase yields MRALTWHGKQDVRVEDVPRPEIVNPHDAIIEVTATAICGSDLHLYNDHMPGMREGDVLGHEPMGEVVETGDEVENLEEGDRVVVPFPIACGDCWFCENELYSLCDNTNPNAELARKAMGHSPAGLFGYSHLTGGYAGGQAEYLRVPHADVGPIVVDSDLSDEEVLFLSDIFPTGYMAAENAEIEDEDTVAVWGCGPVGQFAIQSAWLLGANRVIAIDRVPERLEMARRHSGAETIDFENADVYDRLLEMTGGRGPDRCIDAVGMDAHGTGLLGAADRVKQEAMLETDRPAVLRQAIKCCRKGGTLSVPGVYAGYADKIPVGAMMNKALTIKTGQTHVQRYLEPLLERIEDGDVDPSFVITHQVDLEKGPEMYRTFNRKEDDCVKVVMTP; encoded by the coding sequence ATGAGGGCGCTCACCTGGCACGGCAAGCAGGACGTCCGCGTCGAGGACGTCCCCCGGCCCGAGATCGTCAACCCGCACGACGCGATCATCGAGGTCACGGCCACGGCGATCTGCGGCTCCGACCTCCACCTGTACAACGACCACATGCCGGGCATGCGGGAGGGCGACGTCCTGGGCCACGAGCCGATGGGCGAGGTGGTCGAGACCGGCGACGAGGTCGAGAATCTCGAGGAAGGCGACCGCGTCGTCGTTCCCTTCCCCATCGCCTGCGGCGACTGCTGGTTCTGCGAGAACGAACTGTACTCGCTGTGTGACAACACGAACCCCAACGCCGAGCTGGCGCGGAAGGCCATGGGCCACTCGCCGGCGGGGCTGTTCGGCTACTCCCACCTGACGGGCGGCTACGCCGGCGGCCAGGCGGAGTACCTCCGCGTGCCACACGCCGACGTAGGCCCCATCGTGGTGGACTCGGACCTCTCCGACGAGGAAGTGCTCTTCCTCTCGGACATCTTCCCGACGGGCTACATGGCCGCCGAGAACGCCGAGATCGAAGACGAGGACACGGTCGCCGTCTGGGGCTGCGGTCCCGTCGGCCAGTTCGCGATCCAGAGCGCCTGGCTGCTGGGTGCCAATCGCGTGATCGCGATCGACCGCGTCCCCGAGCGCCTCGAGATGGCCCGTCGACACAGCGGTGCGGAGACCATCGACTTCGAGAACGCGGACGTCTACGACCGCCTGCTGGAGATGACCGGGGGTCGCGGGCCGGACCGGTGCATCGACGCCGTCGGCATGGACGCCCACGGCACGGGCCTGCTGGGCGCGGCCGACCGCGTCAAACAGGAGGCGATGCTCGAGACCGACCGCCCGGCCGTCCTCCGCCAGGCGATCAAGTGCTGCCGGAAGGGCGGCACGCTGTCGGTCCCCGGCGTCTACGCCGGCTACGCTGACAAGATCCCCGTCGGCGCGATGATGAACAAGGCTCTGACGATCAAGACCGGCCAGACCCACGTCCAGCGCTACCTCGAGCCCCTCCTGGAACGCATCGAGGACGGCGACGTCGATCCCTCCTTCGTCATCACCCACCAGGTCGACCTCGAGAAGGGACCCGAGATGTATCGGACGTTCAACCGGAAGGAAGACGACTGCGTCAAGGTCGTCATGACGCCCTGA
- a CDS encoding DUF373 family protein — protein MSTLVVCIDRGGDFPAAASLPVAGRDAVESLVTEVGIDDPEDSRVNTMLEGLRVARDLEADGDEAIVAVVGDTGEGVSADRNVARQADDLVEQYDPDSAVVVVDSAEDERLVPIIESRLQVDAVDRVVVRQARDIESTYYLLKQFLADEELRKTVLVPLGITLIAFPALLFVAESPSFAVGVIAAAVGAFLLYKGLGIDEYLARLPGQVQEALYSGQVSLVTYVVAAGLSLVGVFVGALQARETSDASTFILAMAFAYASVPWLTMAALAAATGRLLDELIQEDSVRPAYVNLPFGAVAVGLVVRGFSVFFLERADILQQFRFGGYEYGPITIEPFVLDGGARLAVFILAGILVSLAGVQFATYFSKTNLQEELVE, from the coding sequence GTGAGCACGCTGGTGGTGTGCATCGACCGCGGCGGGGACTTCCCGGCAGCGGCATCGCTGCCCGTCGCCGGCCGCGATGCCGTCGAGTCGCTGGTCACCGAGGTCGGCATCGACGACCCGGAGGACAGCCGGGTCAACACGATGCTGGAGGGGCTCCGCGTCGCGCGCGACCTGGAGGCCGACGGCGACGAGGCCATCGTGGCGGTCGTCGGCGACACCGGCGAGGGCGTCAGCGCCGACCGCAACGTCGCCCGGCAGGCCGACGACCTCGTCGAGCAGTACGACCCCGACTCCGCCGTCGTCGTCGTGGACAGCGCCGAGGACGAGCGGCTGGTCCCCATCATCGAGAGCCGCCTGCAGGTCGACGCCGTCGACCGCGTCGTCGTCCGGCAGGCCCGCGACATCGAGTCGACCTACTACCTCCTCAAGCAGTTCCTGGCCGACGAGGAGCTGCGCAAGACTGTCCTCGTCCCCCTGGGCATCACCCTCATCGCGTTCCCCGCCCTCCTGTTCGTCGCCGAGAGCCCCTCCTTCGCGGTGGGGGTCATCGCCGCCGCCGTCGGCGCCTTCCTCCTGTACAAGGGGCTGGGCATCGACGAGTACCTCGCCCGCTTGCCCGGCCAGGTCCAGGAGGCGCTGTACTCCGGGCAGGTGTCGCTGGTCACCTACGTCGTCGCCGCCGGCCTGTCGCTCGTGGGCGTGTTCGTCGGCGCGCTGCAGGCCCGGGAGACCAGCGACGCGAGCACGTTCATCCTCGCGATGGCGTTCGCCTACGCCAGCGTCCCCTGGCTGACGATGGCCGCGCTGGCGGCCGCCACGGGCCGCCTGCTCGACGAACTCATCCAGGAGGACAGCGTCCGCCCGGCCTACGTGAACCTCCCGTTCGGCGCCGTCGCCGTCGGGCTGGTCGTCCGCGGGTTCTCCGTGTTCTTCCTCGAGCGGGCCGACATCCTCCAGCAGTTCCGCTTCGGCGGGTACGAGTACGGCCCCATCACGATCGAGCCGTTCGTCCTCGACGGCGGCGCCCGCCTCGCCGTCTTCATCCTCGCCGGCATCCTCGTCAGCCTGGCCGGCGTCCAGTTCGCGACGTACTTCAGCAAGACGAACCTCCAGGAAGAGCTGGTGGAGTGA
- a CDS encoding response regulator produces MTGTHSGGTGRAFDVLLVERDPGAVAPFIDSFRATEATEEVHVVTDGAAALDYVHGRGEYEAAPRPDLIVLDPDVPGADGERLLAELDDRSGLRSVPVLVFTSSDAAEDVARSYELNANAYLRKPTGAEEFEELARAIEDFWLRMARLPPK; encoded by the coding sequence GTGACTGGAACACACTCGGGCGGTACCGGTCGCGCCTTCGACGTCCTCCTCGTCGAGCGCGACCCCGGCGCCGTCGCGCCGTTCATCGACTCGTTCAGAGCGACCGAAGCGACAGAGGAGGTCCACGTCGTCACCGACGGCGCGGCGGCCCTGGACTACGTCCACGGGCGCGGCGAGTACGAAGCGGCCCCGCGGCCGGACCTGATCGTCCTCGACCCCGACGTACCGGGGGCGGACGGGGAGCGGCTCCTCGCGGAACTCGACGACCGATCCGGGCTCCGCTCCGTCCCGGTGCTCGTGTTCACGTCGTCCGACGCCGCCGAAGACGTCGCTCGCTCGTACGAACTCAACGCGAACGCCTACCTGCGAAAGCCGACGGGCGCCGAGGAGTTCGAGGAACTCGCCCGGGCTATCGAGGACTTCTGGCTCCGGATGGCTCGCCTCCCGCCGAAGTAG
- the mce gene encoding methylmalonyl-CoA epimerase: protein MRFDHAGVATDDAAALAATFGEVLGAPVAHEEAFGDLSVTFLDLGNGYFELLEPLPDAEGAVPDYLDREGPGIHHLALATDDLEAALDRARESGIDLVDESPRPGAWGHDVAFLHPASTGGVLIEFVDH from the coding sequence ATGCGCTTCGACCACGCCGGCGTCGCGACGGACGACGCCGCGGCGCTGGCCGCGACCTTCGGGGAGGTGCTGGGCGCGCCGGTCGCCCACGAGGAGGCGTTCGGGGACCTCTCGGTGACCTTCCTGGACCTCGGGAACGGCTACTTCGAACTGCTCGAACCGCTCCCGGACGCGGAGGGCGCCGTCCCGGACTACCTCGACCGCGAGGGGCCGGGGATCCACCACCTGGCGCTGGCGACCGACGACCTCGAGGCGGCGCTGGATCGGGCCCGGGAGTCGGGAATCGACCTCGTCGACGAGTCGCCCCGTCCGGGAGCGTGGGGCCACGACGTCGCCTTCCTCCACCCGGCCTCGACGGGCGGCGTCCTGATAGAGTTCGTCGATCACTGA
- a CDS encoding diphthine--ammonia ligase: MTDDSGAWVSLFSGGKDSSWALYRALQEGLDVRRLVTVHPEGDSYMYHVPATSLATLAAESVGVDLVEVEPDDFEAAEATDSGAQGDAELEPLEAALRDLDGEFPDGLAGVTAGAVESEYQTSRIEAMADRLGADVFAPLWQEDPRELAEAMLDAGFEIRIIRAAAYGLDESWLGRTLDAEALAELEELNEEYGVHILGEGGEFETLVTDGPHMERPIELDYETEWDGNRGQIVIEDARLG; the protein is encoded by the coding sequence ATGACCGACGACTCCGGGGCCTGGGTGAGCCTCTTCTCCGGCGGCAAGGACTCCTCGTGGGCGCTGTACCGCGCCCTGCAGGAGGGGCTGGACGTCCGCCGCCTCGTCACGGTCCACCCCGAGGGCGACTCGTACATGTACCACGTCCCGGCGACGTCGCTGGCGACCCTCGCGGCCGAGAGCGTCGGCGTCGACCTGGTGGAGGTCGAACCCGACGACTTCGAGGCGGCCGAGGCGACCGACTCCGGCGCCCAGGGCGACGCCGAACTGGAACCGCTGGAGGCCGCGCTGCGGGACCTCGACGGGGAGTTCCCGGACGGCCTGGCCGGCGTCACCGCCGGCGCCGTCGAGAGCGAGTATCAGACCAGCCGCATCGAGGCGATGGCAGACCGCCTCGGGGCCGACGTGTTCGCGCCGCTGTGGCAGGAGGACCCCCGGGAACTGGCCGAGGCGATGCTCGACGCCGGCTTCGAGATCCGGATCATCCGCGCGGCCGCCTACGGCCTCGACGAGTCGTGGCTCGGCCGGACGCTCGACGCCGAGGCGCTGGCCGAACTGGAAGAACTGAACGAGGAGTACGGCGTCCACATCCTCGGCGAGGGCGGCGAGTTCGAGACGCTCGTCACCGACGGGCCGCACATGGAGCGCCCCATCGAACTCGACTACGAGACGGAGTGGGATGGAAATAGGGGGCAGATCGTCATCGAGGACGCGCGGCTGGGGTAG
- a CDS encoding DUF6293 family protein, which yields MDVPERVHLMPVGYENDRIVLPARRLRADRVVLLDYEDETDHPSYGGTVRERLEAAGIDHETVQCNIFDFYDSIGTIAELATRFADHEVYVNLASGSKVTAIGGMIACMATGATPYYVRAERYAAETDGDVAEGIREVTELPTYPMEHPEPQQVAVMDYLAGEDGATKRALIEYGREAGLPFIADHEAANRKSEYRLLDSHVLDPLAGTGYVEVTERGRSKLVELTEAGRNTLRAFRYLVEGSE from the coding sequence ATGGACGTCCCCGAGCGAGTCCACCTGATGCCGGTCGGCTACGAGAACGACCGGATCGTGTTGCCGGCCCGGCGACTGCGCGCAGACCGCGTCGTCCTGCTCGACTACGAGGACGAGACGGACCACCCCTCCTACGGCGGGACGGTGCGGGAGCGCCTCGAAGCGGCCGGGATCGACCACGAGACGGTCCAGTGCAACATCTTCGACTTCTACGACTCGATCGGGACCATCGCGGAGCTGGCGACGCGGTTCGCCGACCACGAGGTGTACGTCAACCTCGCCTCGGGGTCGAAGGTGACCGCCATCGGCGGGATGATCGCCTGCATGGCCACCGGCGCGACCCCCTACTACGTCCGCGCGGAGCGCTACGCCGCGGAGACCGACGGCGACGTGGCCGAGGGGATCCGGGAGGTGACGGAACTGCCGACCTACCCCATGGAGCATCCCGAGCCACAGCAGGTCGCGGTCATGGACTACCTCGCCGGGGAGGACGGGGCGACCAAGCGCGCGCTCATCGAGTACGGCCGCGAGGCCGGCCTGCCCTTCATCGCCGACCACGAGGCCGCGAACCGCAAGAGCGAGTACCGACTGCTCGACAGCCACGTCCTCGACCCGCTGGCCGGGACCGGCTACGTCGAGGTCACCGAGCGGGGCCGCTCCAAGCTCGTGGAACTCACCGAGGCCGGACGGAACACCCTCCGGGCGTTCCGGTACCTGGTCGAAGGGTCGGAGTGA
- a CDS encoding thiamine pyrophosphate-binding protein, with product MSDRSKTGGEYVYEALVDAGLDLLVGLPGTQTLPLDRVVADRDEMRYVMARHETAVPHVAWAYYEVSGTPAATLTVPGPGETNAMHGLKNALEDSVPLVHVTGDAHPDERGKGPIHEIDPHTYDDVVKENVVVESRRDLPAAVERGIERALTPPYGPVRLGIPSRFLGEAFAAPTATVEPERVTRENGPAFDAAADLLADAERPLLYVGGGVRRSADGTRAVAALADELEATVLASYKGKGVFPEDDPRFLGVGGSHLPASARRAVAAADAVVALGADLDGLATDHWTLPLDDGLVHVTLDPDALGAAYEPAVGIVDDAATAARALGDRLAGRPAPDRWDPAAVGAAAREAYRDHLEGEGLFGAGESGVHTPAVLETVRETVPDDAVVTTDVGGFRLWTLQAVPVYEPDAFVTAGSWAGMGIGLPAAVGAKLARPERPVVCLSGDGGFLMCTQELATAAEEDLAIVLVVSNDADYGIISKSPEIHREGSDHAFAWESPDYATVAEGFGWTGASVADADALAGALRAALGRDGPTLIDVSVPADEPSAPDAADFETDLSF from the coding sequence ATGAGCGACCGATCGAAGACGGGCGGCGAGTACGTCTACGAGGCGCTGGTCGACGCGGGGCTGGACCTGCTCGTCGGCCTCCCCGGCACCCAGACGCTCCCGCTGGACCGCGTCGTCGCCGATCGGGACGAGATGCGCTACGTGATGGCCCGCCACGAGACGGCGGTCCCCCACGTCGCCTGGGCGTACTACGAGGTGTCGGGCACCCCCGCGGCGACGCTGACCGTCCCGGGCCCGGGCGAGACCAACGCCATGCACGGGCTGAAGAACGCGCTGGAGGACAGCGTCCCGCTCGTGCACGTCACCGGCGACGCGCACCCGGACGAGCGGGGCAAGGGGCCGATCCACGAGATCGACCCCCACACCTACGACGACGTCGTCAAGGAGAACGTCGTCGTCGAGTCCCGGCGCGACCTCCCGGCCGCCGTCGAGCGGGGGATCGAGCGGGCGCTGACGCCGCCGTACGGCCCCGTCCGGCTCGGGATCCCGAGCAGGTTCCTCGGCGAGGCGTTCGCGGCCCCGACGGCAACGGTCGAACCGGAGCGGGTGACACGGGAGAACGGACCGGCCTTCGACGCGGCCGCCGACCTGCTCGCGGACGCCGAGCGTCCGCTCCTGTACGTCGGCGGCGGCGTCCGCCGCTCAGCGGACGGCACCCGGGCCGTGGCGGCCCTCGCCGACGAACTCGAGGCGACCGTGCTCGCCTCCTACAAGGGGAAGGGCGTCTTCCCGGAGGACGACCCCCGCTTCCTGGGCGTCGGGGGGAGCCACCTGCCGGCCAGCGCGCGTCGCGCCGTCGCGGCCGCCGACGCCGTCGTGGCGCTCGGCGCGGACCTCGACGGCCTGGCGACCGACCACTGGACCCTCCCGCTCGACGACGGACTGGTCCACGTCACACTCGATCCCGACGCCCTCGGGGCGGCCTACGAGCCGGCGGTCGGGATCGTCGACGACGCCGCGACCGCGGCGCGAGCGCTCGGAGACCGCCTGGCCGGCCGCCCGGCGCCCGACCGCTGGGACCCCGCGGCGGTCGGCGCCGCTGCCCGCGAGGCCTACCGCGACCACCTCGAGGGCGAGGGCCTGTTCGGCGCCGGCGAATCGGGGGTCCACACGCCCGCCGTCCTCGAGACCGTCCGCGAGACGGTCCCCGACGACGCCGTGGTCACGACGGACGTCGGCGGGTTCCGGCTGTGGACCCTCCAGGCCGTCCCGGTCTACGAGCCAGACGCGTTCGTCACCGCCGGCTCGTGGGCGGGGATGGGGATCGGGCTCCCCGCGGCGGTCGGCGCCAAGCTCGCCCGCCCGGAGCGCCCGGTCGTCTGCCTCTCCGGCGACGGCGGGTTCCTCATGTGCACGCAGGAGCTCGCAACCGCCGCAGAGGAGGACCTCGCAATCGTCCTCGTGGTCTCGAACGACGCCGACTACGGGATCATCAGCAAGTCGCCGGAAATCCATCGAGAAGGGAGCGACCACGCGTTCGCCTGGGAGAGTCCCGATTACGCGACCGTGGCGGAGGGGTTCGGCTGGACCGGCGCGTCGGTCGCCGACGCCGACGCGCTCGCGGGCGCGCTCAGGGCCGCGCTCGGCCGCGACGGACCGACGTTGATCGACGTCTCCGTCCCGGCCGACGAGCCGTCCGCCCCGGACGCGGCCGACTTCGAGACCGACCTGTCGTTCTGA
- a CDS encoding GNAT family N-acetyltransferase, with translation MLTTTPALTVRHVRPGDGPAVRGLNERAMAETPEWVPDAPDADLERLPDSYADGEFLVGTVGGEIVAMGAYVPLGRGEHAGWMADEFDVDGRAAEITRMRVDPDRQRRGHGRRIYRTLERRAAGDGYRTLVLNTGAENERARAFYEDLGFDSEDEVTVEFADATLDLALYRKRIDERS, from the coding sequence ATGCTGACGACGACCCCCGCCCTCACCGTCCGCCACGTCCGCCCCGGCGACGGCCCGGCCGTCCGCGGCCTGAACGAGCGCGCCATGGCCGAGACGCCGGAGTGGGTCCCCGACGCGCCGGACGCGGACCTCGAGCGACTGCCCGACAGCTACGCCGACGGCGAGTTCCTGGTCGGGACGGTCGGCGGGGAGATCGTCGCGATGGGCGCGTACGTCCCGCTCGGCCGCGGCGAGCACGCGGGCTGGATGGCTGACGAGTTCGACGTGGACGGCCGCGCCGCCGAGATCACGCGTATGCGCGTCGACCCCGACCGCCAGCGTCGCGGCCACGGCCGGCGGATCTACCGCACTCTGGAGCGGCGGGCCGCCGGCGACGGCTACCGGACGCTGGTCCTCAACACCGGCGCCGAGAACGAGCGCGCGCGAGCGTTCTACGAGGACCTCGGCTTCGATTCCGAGGACGAGGTGACCGTCGAGTTCGCGGACGCGACGCTCGACCTCGCGCTGTACCGGAAGCGAATCGACGAGCGGTCCTGA
- a CDS encoding sugar phosphate nucleotidyltransferase produces the protein MKAVVLAGGYATRLWPVTKHRPKMLLPVGESTVIDRILEELEEDDRIDDVFVSTNERFAPDFEAHVEETDLEKPQLSVEKTTEEEEKFGVIGALAQLVEREGIADEDLLVIAGDNLISFDVADFLDRFEEHGAPTLAAYDVGSRDKASSYGLVELDGDRVVDFQEKPDDPKSTLVSIACYAFPAEHVSFDEYLAGDNNPDEPGWFIQWLVDRTDVCAFTFDEAWYDIGTPESYLEAVAWALDGGNHVAESATLENTSIGENVHVLGDAEVVDSNVDHSVVFPEATIRDSDVRDSIIDRETHIEDLNLAGALIGAHTQIGNGEE, from the coding sequence ATGAAAGCAGTCGTCCTCGCCGGGGGGTACGCGACGCGGCTCTGGCCAGTGACCAAACACCGTCCGAAGATGCTCCTCCCGGTGGGGGAGTCGACGGTCATCGATCGCATCCTGGAGGAGCTCGAGGAAGACGACCGCATCGACGACGTGTTCGTCAGCACGAACGAGCGGTTCGCGCCCGACTTCGAGGCCCACGTCGAGGAGACGGACCTCGAGAAGCCACAGCTGAGCGTCGAGAAGACCACCGAGGAGGAGGAGAAGTTCGGCGTCATCGGGGCGCTCGCGCAACTGGTCGAGCGCGAGGGCATCGCCGACGAGGACCTGCTGGTCATCGCCGGCGACAACCTGATCAGCTTCGACGTGGCGGACTTCCTGGACCGCTTCGAGGAGCACGGCGCGCCGACGCTGGCCGCCTACGACGTCGGTTCCCGCGACAAGGCGAGTTCCTACGGCCTGGTGGAACTCGACGGCGACCGCGTCGTCGACTTCCAGGAGAAGCCCGACGACCCCAAGAGCACGCTCGTCTCCATCGCCTGCTACGCCTTCCCCGCCGAACACGTCAGCTTCGACGAGTACCTCGCGGGCGACAACAACCCCGACGAGCCGGGCTGGTTCATCCAGTGGCTCGTCGACCGCACTGACGTCTGCGCCTTTACCTTCGACGAGGCCTGGTACGACATCGGCACGCCCGAGAGCTACCTCGAGGCCGTCGCCTGGGCGCTGGACGGCGGCAACCACGTCGCCGAGTCGGCGACGCTCGAGAACACCTCCATCGGCGAGAACGTCCACGTCCTCGGGGACGCCGAGGTCGTCGACTCCAACGTCGACCACTCCGTGGTCTTCCCGGAGGCCACCATCCGCGACAGCGACGTCCGCGATTCCATCATCGACCGCGAGACCCACATCGAGGACCTGAACCTGGCGGGCGCGCTCATCGGCGCGCACACTCAGATCGGCAACGGCGAGGAGTGA
- a CDS encoding cold-shock protein — MANGKVDFFNDTGGYGFISTEDADDDVFFHMEDVGGPDLEEGQDIDFDIEQAPKGPRATNVVRN, encoded by the coding sequence ATGGCAAACGGAAAGGTTGATTTCTTCAACGACACGGGCGGTTACGGTTTCATTTCGACTGAGGACGCGGACGACGACGTTTTCTTCCACATGGAGGACGTTGGTGGCCCGGACCTCGAGGAAGGACAGGACATCGATTTCGACATCGAGCAGGCCCCCAAGGGCCCCCGCGCGACGAACGTCGTCCGCAACTAG